One genomic segment of Solibacillus isronensis includes these proteins:
- a CDS encoding sodium:solute symporter family protein, producing the protein MDTQFIVSMLIILATFALYIWIAVYNTAKQTSDFYVAGRGVPPIFNGMAIGADWMSAASFIGMAGTIMLLGYDGLAYIMGWTGGYLFLTILLAPQLRKFGRYTVPEFIGDRFNSKAALIIAALCTIIISFTYSIGQLSGSGVVIGRLFEIDAKIGTMIGVVLIAFYAAFGGMKGITWTQVAQYIILIIAYLVPVIFMSLHLTSNPLPWISYGEILTKMGELDRELGISEYFAPFTNGTKWQFLALMFTLMCGTAGLPHVIVRFYTVGTMKAARWSGAWALVFIGLLYFSAPAYAAFARFILMTEVAGNKIAELPAWTQSWIDTGKLGIADANGDGILQWPELQIANDIVVMATPEIANLGVFVIGLVAAGAMAAALSTAGGLMISISSSFAHDIYYRIINPQASEQKRLLIGRISIVVATLLAGIIALNPPGAITQIVAWAFALATGTFFPALVLGVWWKRANAKGTIAGMLVGLAVTLIYIFSAKYGGFTVLGIIDTGAGVFGAIAAFATNIIVSLSTRAPSQELQDAVINLRYPEQMVYKDGEVYLNDGSSKE; encoded by the coding sequence ATGGATACTCAATTTATAGTTTCAATGTTAATTATATTGGCTACATTTGCTTTATATATTTGGATTGCGGTTTATAATACTGCTAAACAAACATCTGACTTCTATGTTGCTGGTCGTGGAGTGCCACCAATTTTTAATGGGATGGCAATTGGGGCAGACTGGATGAGTGCAGCATCCTTTATCGGGATGGCTGGTACGATCATGTTACTTGGCTATGATGGATTGGCTTATATTATGGGATGGACTGGCGGATATTTATTTTTAACGATATTACTTGCACCGCAGCTGCGTAAATTTGGCCGTTATACCGTGCCTGAATTTATCGGAGACCGTTTTAATAGTAAAGCAGCACTAATAATAGCAGCTTTATGTACAATTATTATAAGCTTCACGTATTCAATCGGTCAGCTATCGGGTTCTGGTGTAGTAATCGGGCGCCTCTTTGAAATTGATGCGAAAATAGGAACAATGATCGGCGTTGTACTTATTGCATTTTATGCTGCATTTGGTGGTATGAAAGGTATCACTTGGACTCAAGTAGCACAATACATCATTTTAATTATTGCATATTTAGTACCTGTAATTTTTATGTCATTACATTTGACTAGTAACCCTTTACCATGGATTTCGTATGGTGAAATTTTAACGAAAATGGGTGAACTCGACCGGGAACTTGGAATTTCTGAGTATTTTGCACCTTTCACCAACGGAACCAAGTGGCAGTTTTTAGCTCTTATGTTTACATTAATGTGTGGTACAGCTGGACTTCCACATGTAATCGTACGATTTTATACAGTAGGTACTATGAAGGCTGCTCGTTGGTCAGGGGCTTGGGCATTAGTTTTTATCGGACTTTTATATTTTAGCGCACCAGCTTATGCAGCTTTTGCTCGTTTTATATTAATGACGGAAGTTGCTGGTAATAAAATTGCTGAACTACCTGCTTGGACTCAATCATGGATTGATACTGGAAAATTGGGAATAGCCGATGCAAATGGTGATGGCATTCTTCAATGGCCAGAACTGCAAATTGCCAACGATATTGTCGTAATGGCTACACCTGAAATCGCAAATCTAGGTGTATTCGTTATTGGACTCGTGGCGGCAGGCGCAATGGCGGCAGCGTTATCTACAGCTGGTGGTTTAATGATTTCTATATCCTCATCATTTGCACATGATATTTATTACCGCATCATCAATCCACAAGCATCTGAGCAAAAACGCCTGTTAATAGGACGTATTTCAATTGTTGTTGCAACACTATTAGCTGGGATTATTGCATTAAACCCTCCTGGTGCCATTACTCAAATTGTTGCATGGGCATTCGCGCTTGCTACTGGTACCTTCTTCCCGGCACTCGTTTTAGGTGTATGGTGGAAGCGTGCGAATGCAAAAGGAACAATAGCGGGAATGCTTGTCGGCTTAGCGGTAACACTTATTTATATCTTCAGTGCGAAATACGGTGGCTTTACGGTATTAGGCATTATTGATACTGGTGCTGGTGTTTTCGGAGCAATTGCTGCTTTCGCTACTAATATTATTGTTTCGCTTTCAACACGGGCTCCTTCACAAGAACTTCAAGATGCAGTTATAAACCTGCGTTATCCAGAACAAATGGTTTATAAAGACGGCGAAGTTTATTTAAATGACGGATCATCGAAGGAATAA
- a CDS encoding DUF4212 domain-containing protein: protein MKKIDKKVADAYFREKNTYMAIYFAIWFLVSFVMVALADSLTDVQFLGFPFHYFMGAIGALFTFIVLLFVNAIVGDKIDKKYGISEARNEEIGANNMINH from the coding sequence ATGAAAAAAATCGACAAAAAAGTTGCTGATGCCTATTTCCGTGAGAAAAATACGTACATGGCTATTTATTTTGCAATTTGGTTTTTAGTGTCTTTTGTTATGGTAGCGCTTGCAGACTCGTTAACTGATGTTCAATTTTTGGGATTCCCGTTCCACTATTTTATGGGGGCAATTGGAGCTTTATTTACTTTCATTGTTTTACTGTTTGTAAATGCGATCGTTGGAGACAAAATCGATAAAAAGTATGGGATCAGTGAAGCGCGAAATGAAGAAATTGGCGCAAACAATATGATAAATCACTAA